Proteins encoded in a region of the Nicotiana tomentosiformis chromosome 9, ASM39032v3, whole genome shotgun sequence genome:
- the LOC138899007 gene encoding uncharacterized protein: protein MDVLTRNIQGEMTWCMLFADDIVLINEMRDGVNAQLEVWRQTLESKGFWLSRTRTKYLECKFSGETQGGEGAVMLDSHVIPSRGSFKYLGSIIQGDGEIGEDLTPRIGEGWMKLRLTSGVLCDKKVPLKLKGKFYRVVVRPMMLYGTECWPVKIAL, encoded by the coding sequence atggacgtactgacgcgcAACATCCAAGGGGAGATgacatggtgcatgctatttgcagatgatattgtattgattaacGAGATGCGAGATggtgtgaacgcgcaattagaggtatggaggcagaccctagaATCTAAAGGTTTCTGGTTGAGCAGGACCAGGacaaaatatttggagtgtaagttcagtggcgagactcaaggaggggaaggggcGGTGATGCTGGACTCGCATGTCATCCCTAgtagagggagttttaagtaccttgggtctattattcagggggatggggagattggtGAAGATCTCACACCTCGTATTGGGGAGGGATGGATGAAATTGAGACTCACttctggtgttttgtgtgacaagaaggtgccactgaaacttaagggtaagttctacagagtggtggtcagaccaatgATGTTGTATGggactgagtgttggccagtcaagattgctctatag
- the LOC138899008 gene encoding uncharacterized protein, translating to MHGGFGFGDRNRGGTSLLDFDRAFDLVMANSSFPKKREHLVTFQSSVPETQIDYLLCRKSDKGLCTDCKVITSENLSTLHMLLFMDLEFTRKRRKRAMYNQHKIKWGALNEAKVQELGVKLVTMGAWRSIGDTSAMWTTTAQCIREAVIEVLRVSKGYSGGHMGDWWWNGEVQGKVEIKKAAYLKLVESVDEEEKRGNWEH from the coding sequence ATGCATGGTGGATTTGGTTTTGGAGATAGAAATAGAGGAGGAACATCTCTGCTGGACTTTGAtagagcatttgatttggtgatGGCAAACTCGAGTTTCCCGAAGAAGAGGGAGCACTTGGTCACCTTTCAGAGTTCGGTGCccgagactcagattgattatttaCTTTGTAGGAAGTCCGATAAAGGTCTTTGCACGGATTGTAAGGTCATCACGAGTGAGAACCTCTCGACCCTTCATATGCTCCTGTTCATGGACCTTGAGTTCacgaggaagaggaggaagagggcGATGTATAACCAACATAAGATAAAGTGGGGAGCCTTGAATGAAGCTAAAGTGCAGGAGTTGGGGGTCAAGCTGGTGACTATGGGGGCTTGGAGGAGTATTGGGGACACAAGCGCGATGTGGACCACGACTGCGCAGTGCATTAGGGAAGCCGTGATAGAGGTATTAAgggtctcaaagggttactctggtggtcatatgggagactggtggtggaatggagaggtgcaaGGAAAAGTGGAAATCAAGAAAGCAGCATATCTGAAGCTAGTGGAAAGTGTAGATGAGGAGGAGAAGAGGGGGAATTGGGAGCATTAG